A stretch of Saccharomyces cerevisiae S288C chromosome IV, complete sequence DNA encodes these proteins:
- the WIP1 gene encoding Wip1p (Kinetochore localized hypothetical protein; interacts with Cnn1p (CENP-T); orthologous to human centromere constitutive-associated network (CCAN) subunit CENP-W and fission yeast new1), with protein sequence MDTEALANYLLRQLSLDAEENKLEDLLQRQNEDQESSQEYNKKLLLACGFQAILRKILLDARTRATAEGLREVYPYHIEAATQAFLDSQ encoded by the coding sequence ATGGATACGGAAGCATTGGCCAATTATTTGCTACGGCAGCTTAGTTTAGATGCGGAGGAGAATAAGCTAGAAGATCTTCTCCAACGGCAAAATGAAGATCAAGAGTCTAGTCAAGAATATAAcaagaaattattattgGCATGTGGATTTCAGGCcattttaagaaaaattctgcTGGATGCTAGAACAAGGGCAACTGCAGAAGGTTTGAGGGAAGTATATCCTTATCATATTGAAGCTGCAACGCAGGCTTTTCTGGATAGTCAATGA
- the BCS1 gene encoding bifunctional AAA family ATPase chaperone/translocase BCS1 (Protein translocase and chaperone required for Complex III assembly; member of the AAA ATPase family; forms a homo-oligomeric complex in the mitochondrial inner membrane that translocates the C-terminal domain of Rip1p from the matrix across the inner membrane and delivers it to an assembly intermediate of respiratory Complex III; also required for assembly of the Qcr10p subunit; mutation is functionally complemented by human homolog BCS1L, linked to neonatal diseases), which translates to MSDKPIDIQYDKQATPNLSGVITPPTNETGNDSVREKLSKLVGDAMSNNPYFAAGGGLMILGTGLAVARSGIIKASRVLYRQMIVDLEIQSKDKSYAWFLTWMAKHPQRVSRHLSVRTNYIQHDNGSVSTKFSLVPGPGNHWIRYKGAFILIKRERSAKMIDIANGSPFETVTLTTLYRDKHLFDDILNEAKDIALKTTEGKTVIYTSFGPEWRKFGQPKAKRMLPSVILDSGIKEGILDDVYDFMKNGKWYSDRGIPYRRGYLLYGPPGSGKTSFIQALAGELDYNICILNLSENNLTDDRLNHLMNNMPERSILLLEDIDAAFNKRSQTGEQGFHSSVTFSGLLNALDGVTSSEETITFMTTNHPEKLDAAIMRPGRIDYKVFVGNATPYQVEKMFMKFYPGETDICKKFVNSVKELDITVSTAQLQGLFVMNKDAPHDALKMVSSLRNANHIF; encoded by the coding sequence ATGTCGGATAAGCCGATTGACATACAATATGATAAACAGGCTACTCCAAATCTGAGTGGTGTAATTACTCCGCCAACAAATGAAACTGGTAATGACTCAGTCCGggaaaaactttcaaaactAGTTGGCGATGCTATGTCAAACAATCCCTATTTTGCCGCCGGCGGTGGTCTTATGATCCTTGGTACAGGTTTAGCTGTAGCTAGATCCGGTATAATAAAAGCCAGCAGGGTCCTATACCGACAAATGATTGTCGACTTAGAGATTCAGTCGAAGGACAAATCATACGCCTGGTTTCTAACATGGATGGCCAAACATCCTCAAAGGGTATCTAGACACTTATCCGTTAGGACAAACTACATACAACATGACAATGGATCAGTTAGTACAAAATTTTCGCTGGTTCCGGGTCCGGGAAATCATTGGATTCGTTATAAGGGTGCTTTTATCCTGattaaaagagaaaggtCCGCAAAAATGATAGATATCGCAAACGGGTCACCATTTGAGACCGTAACCTTAACTACACTGTACCGTGACAAACATTTGTTCGATGACATTTTGAACGAGGCTAAAGACATAGCCCTGAAGACTACTGAGGGCAAGACTGTTATTTACACTTCTTTCGGCCCTGAATGGAGAAAGTTTGGTCAACCAAAAGCTAAAAGGATGCTGCCCTCCGTCATTTTGGACAGTGGCATCAAAGAGGGTATTCTCGATGACGTTTATGATTTTATGAAGAACGGCAAATGGTACTCTGACAGGGGTATCCCATATCGCAGGGGATATTTACTCTATGGCCCTCCCGGATCTGGTAAGACTAGCTTTATCCAGGCTTTAGCGGGCGAATTAGACTACAACATTTGTATTTTAAACCTCTCCGAAAATAATTTAACAGATGACAGATTAAACCACTTAATGAATAACATGCCAGAAAGGAGCATACTATTACTGGAAGATATTGACGCGGCGTTCAACAAAAGAAGTCAAACTGGTGAACAAGGTTTTCATTCTAGCGTAACATTTAGCGGTTTACTGAATGCCCTGGATGGCGTCACATCTTCTGAAGAAACTATTACATTCATGACTACCAATCATCCTGAAAAGCTAGACGCGGCTATAATGAGACCAGGTCGTATTGACTACAAAGTCTTCGTTGGTAACGCAACTCCATACCAGGTAGAAAAAATGtttatgaaattttacCCAGGTGAGACTGATATATGCAAAAAGTTTGTAAATAGTGTTAAAGAATTGGATATCACCGTAAGTACCGCCCAGTTGCAAGGACTTTTCGTTATGAATAAAGATGCACCACACGATGCGTTGAAAATGGTCTCCAGCTTACGGAACGCTAATCATATTTTCTAG